In Streptococcus pneumoniae, the sequence AACTTCTCCCACTTCTTAGATTTCAAGGATGGTCTGATAGGTTTGTTATACATCTCAAACCTCCTTTCTCAATGCTAAAAGGGATAGGCCTTTGACCTATCCCCTCCTCATACAAGAAATCTATGCTACCATAATAAACCTTTTTTTGTGAGACTTCAAGATGTCTTTTGTCTCATTCTGATTCTTTAAAAAAATTATTCCATTTTACTAGTATGGCTGTTAACGGTATATGCATTCCATTTACAAATGCTGTTTGAGTATATCCAACAATTTCAAAGCCAACTTCAGGATTGGCATCAATATCTTTATTTAATTTCTCGAAGGCCTTTTCTCCAAGAAAATCATCACGGTATTCTTTTACCATTTTTCACCTCTTGTAACTATACCAATTTTATCCCTCACTTTCACATATCTTATATTTTGTTAAACTCACTCTAAATCTCAAACCCTTACTAATCATAGGTTTTGAAGACTTTCATTTTTTCAGTTTATGCTTAACTCATTATGTGAAAGTAATATCTAAAAAATTAAATGACAAAGTTCCGTAGTGCGTCATCAAGCTCTGCTTGCTCTATCCCTATGTATCTCAGGGTGATTGCAGGTGATGAGTGATTGAACATTTTCTGTAATGTTCCTACGTCCTTTGTCTTGTTGTAATATTTATAGCCGAATGTCTTGCGCATTGTATGTGTGCCAACATTATCAATGCCAAGTTCTTCAGCTGCTTCATGTATGATTTGATAGGCTCGCTCACGAGTGATCGCTTTATTCTGACCTTGCCTACTCTTGAATAAGAAATGATGAAATGGTTTGCCTTCAACATATCTCCTCATTTCTTTCTTGAGTTCTTTTGTCATCCGTCTTGTTATCTGCTTGCCAGTCTTCCGTTCTCTCAGTTTGATGTGCCAACCTTGAACATCTTTAACTTTCAAGGTAAGTATATCTCCGACTCGTAAGCCAGTATTCAGGCCTGTGATGAATAGCATATAATACATCTCATTCCATTCTCTGAGATAATCTTTCATAGCTTGAATATTATCATTGTCTTTTATCGGTGATACAAATTCCATAACTGCCTCCTTTCTACAAAACAAAAAGCCAGCTGGTTGCTGACTCATGATGTTCCTCTGTTAAACAACTTTTCTGTAAAAATAGGATAACTCCAACATGTGATTTGTGTTTTTGTTTTCAGAAGTTCATGCTATCATAATAGCCCTTTTTTTGTGAGACTTCAAGATGTCTTTTGTCTCAATCTTATTTACAACTCACCTTTCATTATAGCGTACTGTTCTAAGATAATCCTTCTACGTCGATAGATTGTAGCTTTGCTCATGAATTTCTGTTCTGCTATTTCTTCCCATCTCAGTTGAGGGTATCTCCAGCGTAGATTGAAAATTTCTTTGTCCTCCTCGACTAGATTGCTTAAGAGTTTGTTAATAATCCCTTTAAATCCTTCAAGAAATTTTAAAGTCGGATCATCTGCGATTCTGATTGCGATAGTTTCGGTAGGTTTGCTTATTCCTACAGTTGGCCCACTTTGAGCATCTGGGTTTCTGGTTTCTAATTCTAGCCTTCTTAAGTCTATTGTGCGTTGAATGTTTTGAAATTTGAAAAGTTCTCTGTCTAACGTTTTGAGTTCTTCGT encodes:
- a CDS encoding site-specific integrase, with amino-acid sequence MEFVSPIKDNDNIQAMKDYLREWNEMYYMLFITGLNTGLRVGDILTLKVKDVQGWHIKLRERKTGKQITRRMTKELKKEMRRYVEGKPFHHFLFKSRQGQNKAITRERAYQIIHEAAEELGIDNVGTHTMRKTFGYKYYNKTKDVGTLQKMFNHSSPAITLRYIGIEQAELDDALRNFVI
- a CDS encoding transcriptional activator; this translates as MKKLSDEELKTLDRELFKFQNIQRTIDLRRLELETRNPDAQSGPTVGISKPTETIAIRIADDPTLKFLEGFKGIINKLLSNLVEEDKEIFNLRWRYPQLRWEEIAEQKFMSKATIYRRRRIILEQYAIMKGEL